From the Chelonoidis abingdonii isolate Lonesome George chromosome 4, CheloAbing_2.0, whole genome shotgun sequence genome, the window ATGAttagaacacacacacatgcaaactaCATCTCACATGTCTACAAAGGAAAGTTCTAATCTGTAAACTGTGACCCAAGATTAGTGCATGGATTTTACATTCACCCAGCTGGAGATTAAGCTATTCAAGGCATTACCGAACGTGGCAGGTCTGCAGGCTTGATGTGGTAATACAAATGTTTGCTTACATTTGCTATAGAAGGTGATTGAATCTAATAACCTAGTGCTATAGGCTATTAATAATGAATCTATTTGGGCAATCTCAATTTGGGGCCAAATGATTTGTTTACTTTTGTAAATTAAATTCAGTGCATTTAATTAGCATAAGAATTTGCTTTAATTCCTCTTCATTCATTGGTCTGATTCGGCAGATGAAATTACTAAAAGAATCATCTGTATTATTATAATTCTCTATGTAATTAAATATCAATCAGtattatcaaaaataaatattagccAGTGtgtgcagttttaaaacaaaagtaaattgTGAGGTATAAAGGAAGGAAATACCTATGCAATTACCTGCTGCTTAAAACTTTATGGCTTAACACTAGTTTTCACAGAGTAATGTATTTGAAAGTAATTAAAATGATTCCTTCTGGAAATGAATGTACAGTGTATGTACGTTTGTACAAAATTACCTGCATTTTTAGTTGGGTAGTCTATGGACCTCATTCTGATTTTGATCACACTGGTATGATGCCACTGgattcaatggagttattcccaATATACCGCTGTGGTTCAAAGTTGCCTTGGGTGTGTCTGAAAACTGTGCATAATAAAGAATGTACCAGTCATGAATTGTTTGAAGAGCTGTAGACACCTCTGAGGTGAGAGCACTACTAGCAATGTTAACTTGCCGCTCTCTAAGGGGCAGAACCTCAGCAGCTGTAAATTTTTatagtcccattgatgtcagtggagatATGacaatttatactagctgaggctCTTTAAGACTCTCTCTTCAAATTTCTAGCAGGCAGTTTCTCCTCTGTCCAAACAGCCACTCCCCTTGTAAAATGTTTTACAATGTGTTCAGCATACCAGTTACCTATATCATCTTAACGTGCATCTAGAATGGCAGCACATTCCTGACTCACTGatgaatcaattttaaaaaaatctaatttcacTTGAAATTTTAGAAACTATTTGAGGGTAGACAAGCTTTACAGTGTTTTACTCGCTCATACGTTTGTTCAGCAAGTgaggtaagttcatggagcagCACTCCTGTACAGTAGCAATACTGTGATACTGCTATTGAACATGAACATAGACATACCAACCCCGCTGGAGCAACAGTACTGACCACTGTATATGCCTACATGTGGTGCACGGAGAGCCAACCACAGTGAATATGGAACTTGAGTAAACATTATTAAGGTTAATCTTAGAACAGGgatagtcaataggtggactgcGGGCCAAATCTCGACCACCAAACACTTTTGAAAGGATcccgaaatctttttatttacatatcattgttgttattttttaaattattttttctggagTCTGAACCTTGACCAAgaaaatttggaccttgacaagaACATAATAGACTACCCCGTCTTTTACTTACATGTCTGTGCTATAGTGGAACGGCAAAGCATAGTGCCCATAAATGGACTATTTCAAATGTCTGTCTCAGGCTCTTGCTACACGTGCTTGTAAGTATAATCTAGGGTTGTAGTTCAGCCATAGCCTTCAAATCATAAACTgaattgcaaaagcaattgaaggGCACCTTGGTCTACAGTGGTATCTCTGACATGGCTTGCCTGAGTTTGTTAAACATTTGTTTCAATTGATAGAGGTTTATGGGCACTCTGTGCACCATTGGCATGAgttaccaaaaaacaaacaaaaagactccaaccaaccaaaaaactaaCAAAGCCACATATCTTacatattaaatatttcattcattGTTTACAAACTACAATAGTTGGAAAAGATACACAATCcaaaaatagatattttacagtaatttacattttaaaaacacatttacagTAAAATTTCACATCAGTGCTTCTTACTCCATACAGCACTTCAGTGCTTCTTATCTTGCTGATTTCTCTTTGCTGGTACTAGTCTAATGGAAATGAGGATCATACAGTACTTCTGAATAGATTCTGCCAGTGATGACTTAACAGTGCCTGACTAGAAAATGCCTGGACTATTTCTGCCACTTATGAAGATGTAGAAAAACTCTGCTTGTATTAGCATTGGCCAAGAAGCCTGATCATAATATTTTCATTatgtgaaatatttgtaaaatttagattgtattttaaaatgttcaaccTTCAGCTGCATATTGTGTTTTGGTCCTaaaatgagggtttttttagAATCTAGGTTTAATACCCTTGTCATGGCCATGATACACAATGATAATATTCTATTTCTGCAAAGTTGCTCTCACTTGCCAAGTGATGCGCACCAGCAGTAACTGGCAGCACTCAAACTTTCTGATACCACTTTGATACCCTATCTGTCTTTCTGAAGGACTTCTCTTGCCTACTCAAAACCTACATAGCATTtacccaaataaaaacaaaagctacTTTGAATAGCTGCAACTACAGGAATCCATTCACAGAGATACAGGATTTCTGGATGAAGCTGGGAAACGCAGTAAGAGGAATTTCTCGTGTGACCcttagggcttgatcttgcatCCTGTAGCAGGGGTCAAGCCCAAGAAGCACATTTCCAATGCCTGCTACAGTCAGCTGAAGCCATTCTGCATCCCCATTGACTTCCCAGGGTCCTGAGCACAGCACCAGCCTAAGTGTCATTGCAGCATTTAGCTTGCTGCTTACTTGTTGGCCAGTCCTGACTAATAGGACCCACCACCCAAGTCTTTATGAACAAAAAGAAACAACTGTTActagtaaaattatattttgagtTTAAAAGAAACAGACTCATGTAAAGGGGACAGTGGTGATAACACACAAAACTACATTCAGGTTCCACAGAGAAACACGCAGAAGAGCGACTCAtttgaaaacaagaaaagaaccTCATTTATACCCTCAAAGTGCCATCTTAGACAGTACTAAGAGGGGATGCCTGAGCCCTTGAGGTGGAAAgggcaatatttttattaaaatataatacatCTATGAAGCTTTCAAAAATATCATTGAATTGTTCAGATACCACCTTCTACTCTAACAAATGTACTCATTGGTTGAAATTTGAGCAGTCAATGGCATTTAGCTACATATTAACTTAAATTAAAAGACTGCTTTGAAGCTCTCAGCCATTCTCTGCAGAAATTGGGTGAATTCTTTATACAGTTTTCAACAAATATTCATTTGCATCTGTTCTAATGATGGTTGCTCCCTTTCAGGCTTGCTTTCCCCAAACACTGGAGTTTCACTTTCATGGAGGTTCAAACTCCCATGTGAGTGTTTGTGGACAGTCAATTTTTAGTTCAAAGATAAATAGTTGCACCAAAAGTGCTTGCAGTAAGAGTTATGCCAACCCAATCAAGGAACAGAATTAATACCATGTGCTCAATCACAACTAACTAACATAACACAAATAACAGTTATTCAATATTTGCAGTGAACCGTTCATAGTATGTACAGTAAAACCTGCAAAATACATTTACAGAAGTCAAATTAGTAGCTAAGTGAGGAAATCAGATTAGTGCTTAAAACCCTGTTTTTCTTATGGCTGACTGGCTTGACTAGACAGATTTAATTCTGTAGATATATAGGTGGAGGGGGAACGGATGACGACTCTCAGCTGGCCAGATCTTCCACCACAAAGGAGTGTAGCAGACCTGAGACTCGGGCCCTTGGAACACACACTGACAACAGTGGTATTGTCTCTAGATGAACCAAAATACTGACTTTCTAgccaagggaaggaaaaaaagactgtatgttctgcaaaatatttaacaaccttatttctctctctctctcgctctctctctctcatacacatgctctatctctctctctctccccctccttttaaatgtcaGCAGGAATTTCATACTGAGAGCTGATAGGCAACGATAAAAGAGAACCCTTCTTGGCACAGGAAGAAGTGCCACAGACAAAAATACTTCATCTTAACAAAATCTTGAGCTGCATCACGTGTTATTTTCATAAGAGCTATGCATGAGCTAATGCTGGTTACAAAGTATATAGTGcgcagggttggctccaggcaccagcgaccaagcacgtgcttggggcagcaccttggggtggggcagcgcttgctttatttttttggtttggccggGTGGTGCTTAGGGGGGCAGCGGGCTTCGGCGGCGCTCCGGGAGGGAGGGGACTTGGGCAGCGTGGCgctcgggggggcagggacttgggcggCACGGCGCGGTGCTCGGGGGGCTGGACAGATTCTGTGGTGTGGCGCTCAGtgcacagtgtgtgtgagagagaggtgggctCTGTNNNNNNNNNNNNNNNCTCGGGGGATGGGGGGCTTTGGCGGCGCGGTgcttgggaggggtgggggccttGGGCAGTGCGGCActcaggtggggcaggggcttgggcagTGCAGCCCTCGGGGGGCCGGGATTTGGCGGTGCTTGCGGGTGGGGGGGTGTCACCACGGGGCagcactctttttttttgcttggggcggcaaaaaggttagagccagccctgataatGGGGAAGAGCCACCCCATTCATGTGCTGTCATGTGTTGCTCTGGCCAGTCTCTCAGAAACAGTTGTCAACTCCAGACTGGCATAGAGGAAAGATGCAAGAGAAAAAATCCTTCTCTCAAATGTCTATTGCAGTCAGACACTTCCTGATGCATGGGACTGTTAGTTCATAGCTTGTTCTCCTGCCACCCATGGGCATTCTTTCCAAACTTGTACACTAGCCTTCTGTCTATGCGTTCCAAAATTCCAGTTTTATAATAATACCTGCAGTGGTACAAAACAGAAGTGGTATTTACTTTAAAGGAATTGTTCCCAAGTAGTACACAATAGGAACATAACAGAGCAGTCAACCTGATGTTTTCCATCAAACAGCAATCCTTTCTTTCTGTTAAATGGATATTTTCACACCCCCCAGATCAACTTGCATTATAGAGTTTAAAGCTTTCCCAGACTTCTTGAAGAGTGAAATTCGCTCCTTTTAGAACAAACATTGCATGTGTGTTTCTGCTTCTAAGATGACCACAATTCAGAATGAACTGCTAGGATTATTGCCAAAGCAGAAAGGCAGGTAGTATCACATTACAagccatgggccaaattctcagctcaTGTAAGTCAGAATAGCTCCATTGCCTTCCATGGAGTTAAGCTGATTTATACctggtgaaaatctggccctgtaatCTTATCTGTAACCAAAAGAGCCATGATTCTGTCTCATGACCTTTGGATAATACACTAAAAAGCAATGCAATCAATATAAATATGTGAAATggactagggaggttgtggaatctccatctctggagatatttaagagtaggttagataaatgtctatcagggatggtctagacagtatttggtcctgccatgagggcaggtgactggactcgatgacctctcgaggtcccttccagtccgagagtctatgaatctatataacACACCATTAATAATGTGGTGGCATTTTCACCTACTAACGCACCGGAGAGCTCTACTCAGTTTTTCATATGTCATTCGGTCATTTCGCTTTCTTTGTCCCCACATCTTTGCCAGGGCTTCTGACTTAACAACCCGAAAGATGCCTTGTTCTCTATCCTCCCAATCGAGAATGCCACAGTTTTCTTCTGGAGACAGGAGGAGGTCTCTTACAAATTCCCACAAGTGAGAACTCTGCAGGCCTTCAGCAGGAAAAGGACATAAGATTAACAGACTTTCAGAGATGCAGTACTATAACAATACAAATAATCAGTATAGCAGGTTTGTTAGTGTGCTCATGATCTTTAACCACGTGTCTCTGGCATCCattttgcttacaaaatcaagcGCATTGCTTATCTGTAAGTGGAATCAAATTACCTGCTGCAGGCTGACTTTGAAAAGGAACTAATTTTAGAATCTGCCATTTACTCCtgtaaaattttgaatttttgtccTTCAAAAAGTTGGGATGAAGTTGCATCCTTGATAGGTTTAGCCTCCAGGAATCAGTATGGATTTCCACAGACTAGTAATGGAACTCCCTAATAAAGGACAGCTGGATTTGGGGATTATTTTTAAAGCCCACCTTTAGATTAATTTCAAAAGGTTTGacatgaatttagtgctggtaaaAGGTTCTGGATTACCAGCCGGAATCAAATTCCCCTTTATCCAGGAACATTTACAACATTGGCAGCAGGTGAGCAAACTTTCCCACACAGGTAGATGTCTCTGTGGTACTACAATTTAAGCCTGAGGCTTGCCTGAGTCCCAAATGCTCTGGAAGGGACAAGAACTTCCTAAGAAAGTGTACAAACCTGGttactgtgtgtgcatgcatgtgtcaAGCTTAAGGAGATTCTGAGTAAGCAATGTCCCAGGAATCAGGCAAATGGTGAAGCTACAAACCCAATTaccaacctcaagcattcaacAATCTTCAGCCAGGCCttccaaaatcatgagtggcttcaaaaaatcatgaggttctttttaaaaataattcatttgggtttgtttatttgccGTCTGGATTTTGAGCCTTTAGTTTtcgttttccagcttttctccacaactctGAAGGTCAGAAGCTTACCTTTataataaaatgaaagctgagattcttctgATTCCAAGAAAGCACCCATGTAATGAGACTCATGATACAATTGTGAGAGTTGTACCAACCACCACTTTATGTTTAGCTTACCTGGGGTATCACTAAGTGATTCACCCCTTTTTGTGACAAGCATTTGAAACCCTGGCTTTATATGTCTTGTAATCTTTCAAGCACAATTTCTGCATTTCAAATATATACCTACTTGTTCTCCCATGGCTGTGACACTCTTGACTCTTAGAGCCCCCTGTTCTCAGGCAAGCCTTATCATTGTCTGGAACAGAATTACAAAATAACGTGACACGTGAAGGAGGAGGAATTAGAGTCTGGTGAAAATGTGGTCAAGAGGGCACCGTGTTCACCTAGTTAAATGTCATGCAACATTGAGTCAAACTGGGCATGTGATctgttgttaaatttaaaaaacccttatCATAAAGATAAACCAAAGTGAATAATTAACTTGAAGTTGAACAAttagacagagacaaacaccacaaaggaaaaaaaaagaatgaaaccaTTTTACATATCATCTACAGTTTTAGGGAAATTAGGGCTGTCTTCATCAACGGCATATACATCTTGATGTGGAACCTAGGCCTTTAGAACTCAGACTGCACTATGGTTGAGGGTTCATATGGCCAAAGTGCTACAGCAATAGATGAATGTGAGATTTGGTAACACCACTGCAGAGACACAAGCCATAGCACCCAATTTGAGAAAGGTGGCTGGTCATGATATTGCTGTGACATAAACAGAGCTGGTCAGACGGCACTTAAAGAGGGATCTCAAAAGCTGATTAACACCACTAGTTCTGTACCTTCTACAAATCAGCAGATCTATCCTGCCTTGCACACAGATAGAGATAGCAAGTGCTTCAAGGTGAATATTGGGGATCTCTCTGTAGCAATGGtactaaaacaaagaaaacctgGAAAGCCCCTTCACTGAATGGAGTAACAGAGAGCTACAAAATAATCAGATGGGAAACACTTTATGATGCCTAGGGTCAGAACTTTGCATTATTGTGCAACCCACTCTTCAGAGTGTATTAGATGTCCCTTTCCAAGGGCTGATCCCCAGGGGGTTTTGAGTTTGCTCCAGCCTCTTGTGAGAGTTCTTACTCCTTTAGTTGAAGAAGAGACTCATTCTTTTAGTGCTGAAACTCTGGGATTCAGACCCTGCTGCCAGCTCAAATGGCATTAACTAGAATTACATACGAGACAGTGCCACAGCACTATCACCACGTGATGACAGGACAATGCACCAGTGTGcttccccacccacttcctggagtGACATTTTGGCAGCTCGGGTCATTTGTTCAGTGCACTCTGTGCTGCCTTGAAACACGTGGTCCTGTGTCAGAGGGTTTTCCATACTTCCTATAGCCAGGCAGAACACAAGTAAACCCAGCCATACCCAGGGACTCTGCAAGAGCTGAATGTGGTTCTAGAACATCAGGCCATCACTGCGCTACCACCTCAGTGATAGTGCTAGATCcttaggggagagggagaaaaggagcCTATGTTGGGTTCCTCACCAGTCTCCCTACCCACCACAAGAGTCTGTAATTAAAAGCATTCAAGTGGAGACAACTTTTGGAGTATTTTCTCACTTGTAAAAATCGCTTGAACTGCTGCCTCAGGAAGTATTGCTAATCATACAACATGCCACACCTTTCCTAGCGAACAGAGCTTTGCATGTACATAACAAGGTTACTTACAATCTTTGATAGTTGGCTTGGTTTCTTCGGTGTCAGTAAAAAAGGAAATGCCTATGGAGAGGAAAACATGCAATCCAGTGTTCAATTCTCTATTCACACACTGTGCAGAATGACCTTACACTGAATCTTAAGGCACAGCTACAGCCCTTTCCCCACTATATTAGAATGCATGGCTATAAACTCACAATAGAGAATATAAAAACATATAAATTGCAACAAGGAAGATGAGTCTCCTGTCTATGCAAAGGCTGCTGCTAAAGATCAGCTTTCCCGTCCACTTCTCTGACCTTGTCAGTACCATCCTCAGATCCCTTCCCTGGCTTCCTCTTACTAGTTCAAGCTCCTCATCCTTGTCTTCAAGGCCCTAAACAGGTATCACCTACCTCAGCATGCTTCCCTACTCTCATTACCTCTTAATGGCCCCACTGTGCTCTTTTGACTTGTGCCAGGCTTCCTGTCTACCTGATCCCTTTAGATCTTTCTCAAGCTCTCACTTTTGCCGTTTTCTTTATTGTCCTATACACTTGGATTAGTCCATCTTTCTTCATCAGATCTCTCCTTAAAAGCCCGTTTCTTCACTTCTCCCTCGACTACTTCAAGCAGAGATCCTCTCTTATAGCAAAGTCCATACCACAGTGGTATCTCTGTACAGCAGCAAGAGTGCTCACACCATTTAATAAATGTATCAAATACCAAagaccataggtgctgacttcccctctttcccctgggtgctcGATGCTCTCCCTTtgcccccggccccacccccactccaccctgtccATGAGGTccctcttcttcccacccctgccctgcctctattccaaccccttccccaaatccccactccggccccgcctcttcccaccttcTCCTCTGAGCGTGCCACGCTTCcgctcctgcctctctctcttggagtgtgctaatgctgccaaacagctgtttggaggtgGCCaggcagcaagtgctgggaggtaggtggaggagtggggatatggcacgctcaggggaggaggaggacgtggggcagggggcgaggggagcttggctgccagtgggtgcagagcacacactaatttttccccaggggtactccagccccagagtactcATGGAGTCGGTGCTTATGCCAAAGACC encodes:
- the ELF5 gene encoding ETS-related transcription factor Elf-5 isoform X1, producing the protein MLNSVTHSTFLPNTMICEPLMSWTELFGTTEDYYPSFDHQTVGNSCWTSIHPEYWSKHNVCEWLQFCCDQYKLDANCISFSHFNITGLQLCSMTQEEFTDAAGVCGEYLYFILQNIKIHGISFFTDTEETKPTIKDYNDKACLRTGGSKSQECHSHGRTSLQSSHLWEFVRDLLLSPEENCGILDWEDREQGIFRVVKSEALAKMWGQRKRNDRMTYEKLSRALRYYYKTGILERIDRRLVYKFGKNAHGWQENKL
- the ELF5 gene encoding ETS-related transcription factor Elf-5 isoform X3, whose translation is MLNSVTHSTFLPNTMICEPLMSWTELFGTTEDYYPSFDHQTVGNSCWTSIHPEYWSKHNVCISFFTDTEETKPTIKDYNDKACLRTGGSKSQECHSHGRTSLQSSHLWEFVRDLLLSPEENCGILDWEDREQGIFRVVKSEALAKMWGQRKRNDRMTYEKLSRALRYYYKTGILERIDRRLVYKFGKNAHGWQENKL
- the ELF5 gene encoding ETS-related transcription factor Elf-5 isoform X2 codes for the protein MLNSVTHSTFLPNTMICEPLMSWTELFGTTEDYYPSFDHQTVGNSCWTSIHPEYWSKHNVCEWLQFCCDQYKLDANCISFSHFNITGLQLCSMTQEEFTDAAGVCGEYLYFILQNIKIHGISFFTDTEETKPTIKDYNDKACLRTGGSKSQECHSHGRTSLQSSHLWEFVRDLLLSPEENCGILDWEDREQGIFRVVKSEALAKMWGQRKRNDRMTYEKLSRALRCVSIIIKLEFWNA